Proteins found in one Triticum aestivum cultivar Chinese Spring chromosome 4D, IWGSC CS RefSeq v2.1, whole genome shotgun sequence genomic segment:
- the LOC123095692 gene encoding target of rapamycin complex subunit LST8, producing MAQPSVILATASYDHTIRFWEAKSGRCYRTIQYPDSQVNRLEITPDKRFLAAAGNSHIRLFDVNSNSPQPVISYDSHTSNVMAVGFHCDGNWMYSGSEDGTVRIWDLRTATCQREYESRAAVNTVVLHPNQKELISGDQNGNIRVWDLAANSCSCELVPEVDTAIRSLTVMWDGSMVVAANNRGTCYVWRLLKGTQTITSFEPLHKLQAHDGYILKCLLSPEFCDPNRYLATASSDHTVKIWNVDGFKLEKTLIGHQRWVWDCVFSVDGAYLITASSDTTARLWTMSTGEAIRVYQGHHKATVCCALHDGAESAPS from the exons ATGGCTCAACCTTCTGTCATTCTTGCGACTGCAAGTTATGACCACACAATCAGATTTTGGGAAGCCAAGAGTGGTCGCTGTTACCGCACTATTCAGTATCCAGACTCG CAAGTAAATCGCCTTGAGATAACCCCGGACAAGCGATTCCTAGCTGCTGCTGGCAATTCTCATATCCGCCTTTTTGATGTTAACTCAAATAGCCCACAACCG GTAATTAGCTATGATTCGCATACTAGTAATGTGATGGCTGTGGGGTTCCATTGTGATGGCAACTGGATGTACTCAGGTTCTGAGGATGGCACTGTGAGAATTTGGGATTTACG GACTGCCACTTGTCAACGAGAATATGAAAGTCGCGCAGCTGTCAACACCGTGGTCCTACACCCAAATCAG AAAGAACTAATATCTGGCGACCAGAACGGAAACATACGTGTGTGGGATTTGGCAGCTAATTCATGCAGCTGCGAGTTG GTGCCAGAGGTCGATACAGCTATAAGATCTCTGACAGTCATGTGGGATGGGAGTATGGTTGTTGCTGCAAATAACCGTGGGACATGTTACGTTTGGCGCTTGCTTAAGGGTACTCAG ACAATCACCAGCTTTGAGCCCCTCCATAAGCTGCAAGCCCATGATGGCTACATTCTGAAGTGCCTGCTTTCACCTGAATTTTGTGACCCTAACAG GTATCTTGCAACTGCATCATCTGACCACACTGTAAAGATTTGGAACGTGGATGGCTTCAAGTTGGAAAAAACTTTAATCG GTCACCAGCGCTGGGTTTGGGACTGCGTTTTCTCAGTAGATGGTGCTTATTTGATAACAG CTTCGTCTGATACGACGGCAAGACTGTGGACAATGTCGACCGGAGAGGCCATCAGGGTGTACCAGGGGCACCACAAAGCAACCGTCTGCTGCGCCCTCCATGACGGGGCTGAATCGGCACCCTCATAA